The Indicator indicator isolate 239-I01 chromosome 18, UM_Iind_1.1, whole genome shotgun sequence genome includes a region encoding these proteins:
- the NMUR2 gene encoding neuromedin-U receptor 2: MAWIGNISWFNHLALHEERFRSYLNSTEDYLAFLCGPRRSHLFLPMALVYTLIFIVGVVGNFLVCLVILKHQNMKTPTNYYLFSLAVSDLLVLLFGMPLEVYEMWSNYPFLFGPVGCYLKTGLFETVCFASILNVTTVSVERYIAILHPFRAKLESTRRRALRTILVLWVLSVLFALPNTGTHGIVSQHFPNGTLVPGSATCTVVMPMWIYNCIVQITSFLFYVLPMGVISVLYYLMGLRLRGDRSLEVEEMTVNVQRPSRKSVTKMLFVLVMVFAICWAPFHVDRLFFSFVVEWTEPLANIFNLIHVVSGVFFYLSSAVNPIIYNLLSQRFRMAFLSVISPCCKHWASKHPSIRTPAQQSIILIEDHNLIDSAEDTSLPGTHRTSVSSSQLSTGL, translated from the exons ATGGCCTGGATCGGTAATATCTCCTGGTTCAATCACCTTGCTCTACACGAAGAACGTTTCAGGAGTTACTTAAACAGCACTGAGGATTACTTGGCCTTCCTGTGTGGGCCCAGGAGGAGTCATCTCTTCTTGCCCATGGCTTTGGTGTACACCCTGATCTTCATCGTCGGGGTGGTAGGCAACTTCTTGGTTTGCCTGGTAATCCTCAAGCACCAGAACATGAAGACCCCAACCAATTACTACCTCTTCAGTCTCGCTGTCTCAGacctgctggtgctgctttttGGGATGCCTCTGGAAGTGTACGAGATGTGGAGCAACTACCCCTTCTTGTTTGGGCCCGTGGGCTGCTACCTGAAGACAGGGCTTTTCGAGACAGTCTGCTTTGCCTCCATCCTCAACGTCACCACGGTCAGCGTGGAGAGATACATTGCCATCCTCCATCCGTTCCGTGCCAAGCTGGAAAGCACTCGCAGGCGTGCCCTGAGGACCATCCTGGTGCTCTGGGTCCTCTCTGTCCTCTTTGCCCTCCCCAACACGGGCACCCATGGCATCGTGTCGCAGCATTTCCCCAATGGCACTCTGGTCCCTGGCTCTGCTACCTGCACTGTAGTCATGCCCATGTGGATCTACAACTGTATTGTCCAGAttacttcttttctcttctatgTGCTGCCTATGGGGGTGATAAGTGTGCTGTACTATCTGATGGGGCTAAGA CTGAGAGGAGACAGATCTTTGGAAGTGGAGGAAATGACTGTGAACGTTCAGAGACCATCCAGGAAATCAGTCACCAAGATGCTGT TTGTCCTTGTGATGGTTTTTGCTATCTGCTGGGCTCCATTCCATGTAGATCGacttttcttcagctttgttgTGGAATGGACTGAGCCCCTGGCTAATATATTCAACTTAATTCATGTAGTGTCAG GTGTTTTCTTCtatctgagctctgctgtcaaTCCCATCATTTACAATCTCTTGTCCCAGCGCTTCAGGATGGCTTTCCTCAGCGTGATCTCCCCTTGCTGCAAGCACTGGGCCTCCAAACATCCCAGTATCAGGacccctgcccagcagagcatCATTTTGATTGAGGACCACAATCTCATCGACTCTGCTGAAGACACAAGTCTGCCTGGCACCCACAGGACATCAGTCAGCAGTTCTCAGCTCTCTACTGGCCTGTGA